A window from Megalops cyprinoides isolate fMegCyp1 chromosome 8, fMegCyp1.pri, whole genome shotgun sequence encodes these proteins:
- the LOC118782137 gene encoding synaptotagmin-9-like, whose protein sequence is MPGDREDEICQKALELLSDLCSKGEVQSDNCLDFIYYFRDLARPRYTDSEVSVSLLSLVVTACGLALFGVSLFVSWKLCWIPWREHGCAGSPGAKEGQAEQQGIFTDVDGADNEYGQDYMKELMSAPAPESAMKISHTSPDIPLEVQSKDKENCVHNARMQRQITEPTTSVRHNSIRRQMNLSNPDFNVAQFQRQESLTGLGRIKPELYKQRSVDGEDGRRSNSCGRLHFILKYDCDLEQLIVKIHKAQDLPAKDFSGTSDPYVKIYLLPDRKTKHQTKVHRKTLNPVFDEVFLFPVAYAELPTRKLHFSVYDFDRFSRHDIIGQVVVDNFLDLNDFPRETKLCRDIQYVTSDNVDLGDLMFSLCYLPTAGRLTITIIKARNLKAMDITGASDPYVKVSLMCEGRRLKKRKTSTKRNTLNPVYNEAIVFDVPPENIDQISLLIAVMDYDRVGHNEVIGVCRVGNEAESLGRDHWNEMLMYPRKPIAHWHPLIEWVGQGATSGSQGGSCNSLKAPPSP, encoded by the exons AtgcctggagacagagaggacgAGATTTGTCAAAAGGCACTGGAACTCTTGTCGGATCTCTGCTCTAAGGGCGAAGTGCAAAGCGACAATTGTTTGgatttcatatattattttcGCGATCTTGCCAGACCGAGATATACAGACTCAG aGGTGTCAGTGAGCCTGCTGTCCCTGGTGGTGACAGCCTGTGGACTGGCCCTTTTTGGGGTCTCTCTCTTCGTGTCCTGGAAGTTGTGTTGGATTCCCTGGCGAGAACATGGCTGTGCTGGATCGCCAGGGGCTAAGGAGGGCCAGGCGGAGCAGCAGGGCATCTTCACAGATGTGGATGGTGCTGATAACGAGTATGGTCAGGACTACATGAAGGAGCTCATGTCAGCACCGGCACCTGAGTCGGCAATGAAGATTAGTCACACCTCGCCCGACATCCCACTGGAGGTCCAGTCCAAGGACAAGGAGAACTGTGTCCACAATGCCCGCATGCAGCGGCAGATCACAGAGCCAACCACATCTGTGAG GCATAACTCCATACGGAGGCAGATGAATCTGTCCAACCCAGACTTCAACGTGGCTCAGTTCCAGAGGCAGGAATCTTTGACCGGGCTGGGCCGGATAAAGCCAGAGCTGTACAAGCAGAGGTCGGTGGATGGGGAAGATGGCCGGAGAAGCAACAGCTGTGGCCGCCTCCACTTCATCCTCAAGTACGACTGTGACCTGGAGCAACTCATTGTCAAGATCCACAAGGCACAGGACCTGCCCGCCAAGGACTTCTCAGGCACCTCCGACCCTTATGTGAAGATCTACCTGCTCCCGGACCGCAAGACAAAGCACCAGACCAAGGTGCACCGCAAGACTCTGAATCCAGTGTTTGACGAGGTCTTCTTGTTCCCCGTGGCCTACGCTGAGTTGCCCACACGCAAGCTGCACTTCAGCGTGTACGACTTCGACAGGTTCTCCCGCCATGACATCATCGGCCAGGTGGTGGTGGACAATTTCCTGGACCTGAACGACTTCCCAAGGGAAACAAAACTCTGCAGGGACATCCAGTATGTCACCTCG gaTAATGTTGACCTAGGTGATCTCATGTTCTCACTCTGTTACCTTCCCACTGCTGGAAGGCTGACCATCACCATCATAAAGGCAAGAAACCTAAAAGCCATGGACATCACTGGGGCATCAG ATCCGTATGTAAAGGTTTCTTTAATGTGTGAAGGACGAAGActaaagaagagaaaaacatcCACGAAAAGAAACACACTCAATCCTGTCTACAATGAAGCCATAGTCTTTGATGTCCCTCCAGAAAACATTGACCAAATTAGCCTTTTAATAGCTGTAATGGACTATGACCG CGTAGGTCACAATGAGGTCATTGGAGTGTGTCGGGTGGGCAACGAGGCAGAGAGCCTGGGCCGTGACCACTGGAATGAGATGCTGATGTACCCTCGCAAGCCCATTGCCCACTGGCACCCTCTTATTGAG TGGGTGGGACAAGGTGCCACGAGCGGGAGCCAGGGTGGGTCCTGTAATTCCCTGAAGGCTCCCCCATCTCCGTAG